Proteins encoded by one window of Phytohabitans houttuyneae:
- a CDS encoding carbohydrate ABC transporter permease yields MATSLELRTQPGTPVKHRRPGPPRRPRLSHVDVKYSPYLYIAPFFVLFAVFGAYPLVYTFWVSLHEWDLLAQEHPFVGLANYSALMSDSDFWNSVYNTLGIFVISTVPQLLLALWLANLLNRQLRARTFFRMGVLIPNITSTAAVAIVFGQLFSRDFGLINWALGLVGVGPIDWNASKLGSWIAISTMVDWRWTGYNALIFLAAMQAIPRDLYESASIDGARPARQFWSITVPMLRPTIIFCVIISTIGGLQLFTEPLLFNSGTNSIRGGPLRESQTMTMYMFENAFAPNYNFGYGAAVAWMLFALIVVVAIVNVLIIRRAARSS; encoded by the coding sequence GTGGCCACCAGCCTCGAACTCCGCACCCAGCCCGGGACGCCGGTCAAGCACCGGCGTCCCGGGCCACCCCGGCGGCCGCGGTTGAGCCACGTCGACGTGAAGTACTCGCCGTACCTGTACATCGCGCCGTTCTTCGTGCTCTTCGCGGTGTTCGGCGCGTACCCGCTCGTGTACACGTTCTGGGTCTCGCTGCACGAGTGGGACCTGCTCGCGCAGGAGCACCCCTTCGTTGGGCTGGCGAACTACAGCGCGTTGATGAGCGACAGCGACTTCTGGAACTCGGTGTACAACACGCTCGGGATCTTCGTGATCTCGACGGTGCCGCAGCTGCTGCTCGCGCTCTGGCTGGCCAACCTGCTCAACCGCCAGCTCCGCGCGCGCACGTTCTTCCGGATGGGTGTGCTGATCCCCAACATCACCTCGACGGCGGCCGTTGCCATCGTCTTCGGGCAGCTCTTCAGCCGCGACTTCGGCCTGATCAACTGGGCTCTCGGCCTCGTCGGCGTCGGCCCGATCGACTGGAACGCCAGCAAGCTGGGCTCCTGGATCGCCATCTCCACGATGGTCGACTGGCGGTGGACCGGGTACAACGCGCTCATCTTCCTGGCCGCGATGCAGGCGATACCGCGCGACCTCTACGAGTCCGCCTCCATCGACGGCGCGCGGCCGGCACGGCAGTTCTGGTCGATCACCGTGCCGATGCTGCGACCGACGATCATCTTCTGCGTCATCATCTCCACGATCGGCGGCCTCCAGCTCTTCACCGAGCCCCTGCTGTTCAACTCCGGCACCAACTCGATCCGCGGCGGCCCGCTGCGCGAGTCGCAAACCATGACGATGTACATGTTCGAGAACGCGTTCGCCCCCAACTACAACTTCGGGTACGGCGCCGCGGTCGCCTGGATGCTGTTCGCCCTCATCGTCGTCGTGGCCATCGTCAACGTACTGATCATCCGAAGGGCGGCCCGGTCATCATGA
- a CDS encoding carbohydrate ABC transporter permease translates to MSGGLWKGTRLTYVALLLAGVMSVFPIYWMFVVATRSSDAMGQVPPPITPGGNLPGNLDRLFANADARFITGMINSAIVAGCVTVSVVFFSSLAGFAFAKLRFRGSNALLLVIIATMMVPTQLGVIPLYMLMTDLGWNDRLQAVIVPGLVTGFGVFMMRQYASQAVSNELIEAARVDGCSTFRVFRSVVAPALRPAAAVLGLLTFMTTWNDFLWPYAVLNDPENPTVQLSLRALSNGYYQDMSQVFTGTAIATLPLLVVFIIFGRQIIGGIMEGAVKA, encoded by the coding sequence ATGAGTGGCGGTCTGTGGAAGGGCACGCGGCTCACCTACGTCGCCCTCTTGCTCGCCGGCGTGATGTCGGTGTTCCCGATCTACTGGATGTTCGTGGTGGCCACTCGCTCCAGTGACGCGATGGGACAGGTACCGCCGCCGATCACCCCCGGCGGCAACCTGCCCGGCAACCTGGACCGGCTCTTCGCCAATGCTGACGCCCGCTTCATCACCGGCATGATCAACTCGGCGATCGTCGCCGGCTGCGTCACGGTGAGCGTGGTGTTCTTCTCGTCGCTGGCCGGGTTCGCCTTCGCCAAGCTCCGCTTCCGCGGTTCCAACGCGCTGCTGCTCGTCATCATCGCGACGATGATGGTGCCCACGCAGCTCGGCGTCATCCCGCTGTACATGCTGATGACCGACCTCGGCTGGAACGACCGCCTGCAGGCCGTGATCGTGCCGGGGCTGGTCACCGGCTTCGGGGTCTTCATGATGCGGCAGTACGCGAGCCAGGCCGTCTCGAACGAGCTGATCGAGGCGGCGCGGGTGGACGGCTGCAGCACGTTCCGCGTCTTCCGCAGCGTGGTGGCGCCCGCGCTACGGCCGGCCGCCGCGGTGCTCGGCCTCCTCACGTTCATGACCACCTGGAACGACTTCCTGTGGCCCTACGCCGTGCTCAACGACCCGGAGAACCCGACCGTCCAGCTCTCCCTGCGCGCGCTGTCCAACGGCTACTACCAGGACATGTCGCAGGTCTTCACCGGTACCGCCATCGCCACGCTGCCGCTGCTCGTGGTCTTCATCATCTTCGGACGCCAGATCATCGGGGGGATCATGGAAGGCGCGGTCAAGGCGTGA